A single genomic interval of Sinorhizobium garamanticum harbors:
- a CDS encoding TadE/TadG family type IV pilus assembly protein: MIALRAFILRRFRFSFWSRDEGAVLAEALIAIPFVTFFAAGILEFGNIFWERMQIDAGLRDAGRYLSRCRPTSPTYTSTCSQATAKLIAFYGTQSPGADAALRVPGWGPNLADITVNAVGADGTFTIETAHLYEASLFFGWLGIDAITINASHEERYMGW; the protein is encoded by the coding sequence ATGATCGCGCTTAGGGCTTTCATTCTTCGCCGGTTCCGTTTCTCCTTCTGGTCGAGGGACGAGGGGGCGGTGCTGGCCGAGGCGCTTATCGCGATTCCGTTCGTGACGTTCTTTGCGGCCGGTATTCTCGAGTTCGGCAATATCTTCTGGGAGCGCATGCAGATCGACGCCGGTCTGCGCGATGCTGGGCGCTATCTCTCGCGCTGCCGGCCGACGTCTCCGACCTACACGTCGACCTGCTCGCAGGCGACTGCGAAACTCATCGCCTTCTACGGCACGCAAAGCCCGGGGGCGGACGCGGCGCTGCGTGTGCCCGGCTGGGGCCCAAATCTTGCCGACATCACGGTCAATGCGGTCGGCGCCGACGGGACGTTTACCATAGAGACGGCGCATCTCTACGAAGCGTCTCTATTCTTTGGCTGGCTCGGCATCGATGCGATCACCATCAACGCCTCGCACGAAGAGAGGTATATGGGATGGTGA
- a CDS encoding TadE/TadG family type IV pilus assembly protein yields the protein MVNSRSRIPFQQDESGIALSEALITFPIVLLVFATFVEFGYAMSQWNQTVKALQYGARLAAVSDPLTSDFDAVFPAEAADPLNNGTATPNNAAISSTCGPALANCSAELTRIVTGSDGDCAAGDPRPGICDLNWRIQPENLVVTYQRSGLGYWGRPEGAVLTMRMEVRNITFDLPVLGVLLGLDDITVPAHPVTITTEDLKTCSTC from the coding sequence ATGGTGAATTCTCGATCACGTATACCTTTCCAGCAGGACGAAAGCGGCATTGCGCTTTCCGAGGCGCTGATCACCTTTCCCATCGTACTCCTGGTGTTCGCGACCTTCGTCGAGTTCGGCTACGCCATGTCGCAATGGAACCAGACGGTGAAGGCGCTGCAATACGGCGCGAGACTGGCTGCCGTTTCCGATCCTCTGACCAGCGACTTCGACGCAGTGTTTCCGGCGGAGGCAGCAGATCCGCTGAACAACGGCACGGCGACGCCCAACAATGCGGCGATCTCCTCCACTTGCGGGCCGGCTCTCGCAAACTGCAGCGCCGAATTGACCCGGATCGTCACTGGCAGCGACGGCGACTGCGCGGCCGGCGACCCGCGCCCTGGCATCTGCGATCTCAACTGGCGCATCCAGCCGGAGAATCTGGTGGTCACCTATCAGCGCTCGGGTCTCGGCTATTGGGGCCGGCCCGAGGGCGCGGTGCTGACGATGCGTATGGAGGTTCGCAACATCACCTTCGACCTGCCCGTGCTCGGCGTCCTGCTCGGGCTCGACGACATTACCGTTCCCGCCCATCCGGTGACGATTACGACGGAAGACCTGAAGACGTGCTCAACCTGCTGA
- a CDS encoding pilus assembly protein, with the protein MTAHMNFATSTKILVLSDDAAAASFMLDTFGSLSRYEVRHMALKALGDAARFDPTQFNLIVLDVDNGEMLNSPELFAFRGRHRDIPLVVVSEDLADEMLRLLFRLNGNDWLKKPLERRSLIDMISTHAPGTGASDSRVHAVVSAVGGAGASVISSSLAHALAQPTKNGAPRVDLFDMDFSSGSLGYYLNLVSDYDLMPVITNPSRVDLEFIDLVRKRHSGGFSLLSFKQPSVLLAAKGAELVLRMLDVAAFESDHTVIDMPHYETPWKADVLSSVNSVYIVTEMTIPALHQAKDLFLNVVRLRGNADSIFVVINKYRSKLFSLGVRRQQVDKVFKDTRAHIVAYDWDTLSEALNRGVLPFEVNARSGFCKAVNKLGALVR; encoded by the coding sequence ATGACAGCTCATATGAACTTCGCAACATCCACCAAGATCCTTGTCCTTTCCGACGATGCGGCGGCGGCGAGCTTCATGCTCGACACGTTCGGTTCGCTGTCGCGTTACGAGGTGCGCCATATGGCGCTGAAGGCGCTGGGTGACGCCGCGCGGTTCGATCCGACGCAGTTCAATCTGATCGTGCTTGATGTCGACAACGGCGAAATGCTGAATAGTCCGGAGCTCTTTGCCTTCCGCGGACGCCATCGCGACATTCCGCTGGTCGTCGTCTCGGAAGACCTGGCGGACGAGATGCTGCGGCTGCTCTTCCGCCTGAACGGCAACGACTGGCTCAAAAAACCGCTGGAGCGCCGCTCGCTGATCGACATGATCTCGACGCATGCGCCGGGAACCGGGGCGTCCGACAGCCGGGTTCACGCGGTCGTCTCCGCGGTCGGCGGCGCGGGCGCCAGCGTCATTTCTTCGTCGCTTGCCCATGCGCTTGCGCAGCCCACGAAAAACGGCGCGCCGCGTGTCGATCTGTTCGACATGGATTTTTCCTCCGGGTCGCTCGGCTACTATCTCAACCTTGTCAGCGATTACGATCTGATGCCTGTCATCACCAATCCGTCGCGCGTCGATCTCGAATTCATCGACCTGGTGCGCAAGCGTCACTCGGGCGGCTTTTCCCTGCTGTCTTTCAAGCAGCCGTCGGTGCTGCTCGCAGCGAAAGGCGCCGAGCTGGTGTTGCGCATGCTGGACGTCGCTGCCTTCGAGAGCGATCACACCGTCATCGACATGCCGCATTATGAGACGCCGTGGAAAGCCGACGTGCTTTCGTCGGTCAACAGCGTCTACATCGTGACCGAAATGACGATCCCGGCGCTTCACCAGGCCAAGGATCTCTTCCTCAACGTGGTGCGGTTGCGCGGAAATGCGGACTCGATCTTTGTCGTCATCAACAAATACCGCAGCAAGCTCTTCAGTCTTGGCGTGCGTCGGCAGCAGGTGGACAAAGTCTTCAAGGACACACGCGCGCATATCGTTGCCTATGACTGGGACACCCTGAGCGAAGCGTTGAACCGCGGCGTGCTGCCCTTCGAGGTGAACGCACGCTCCGGCTTCTGCAAGGCCGTCAACAAGCTCGGAGCGCTTGTCCGATGA
- a CDS encoding CpaF family protein: protein MATGFMGRFYKQPQPEGREEPKSADVLPAGPAANTAPPTQAAAAAAVAEDASLGRDMVAERVNLHRYLLDRINLGILDTLDNEEIATEIRPLVKDYIRRNNFPLNAVEINDLIRDITDEMLGLGPIEPLLADETIADILINGHKSVYVERRGKLESTAVRFKDEDHLLRVINKIVSAVGRRVDESTPMVDARLKDGSRVNVAIRPISVDGPLVSIRKFTRKPLTLERLVENGAMANAMRILLSAAVKGKVSMIISGGTGSGKTTLLNALSSQISPAERLITIEDAAELQLQQPHVGRMETRPPTLDGRNEVRQRELLKNALRMRPDRIIVGEVRGEEAFDMLQAMNTGHEGSMTTIHANTPRDAVGRLEQMVGMAGMPMSQLSIRSQIASAITLIVQVQRLSDGSRRIVSISEITGMEGEVVQMQEIMRFKKTGTGEDGRIQGEFRATGLRPRFMEEFAELGIAVPVSIFEPGRPLQTGPAQS, encoded by the coding sequence ATGGCAACCGGGTTCATGGGACGTTTCTACAAGCAGCCGCAGCCGGAGGGGCGCGAAGAGCCGAAAAGTGCCGATGTCCTTCCGGCCGGCCCGGCCGCAAACACGGCTCCCCCGACCCAAGCCGCCGCGGCGGCTGCCGTGGCCGAGGATGCGTCGCTCGGCCGGGATATGGTCGCCGAACGGGTCAACCTGCACCGCTATCTGCTCGACCGGATCAACCTCGGCATTCTCGACACGCTCGACAACGAAGAGATCGCGACCGAGATCAGGCCGCTCGTCAAGGACTATATCCGGCGCAACAATTTCCCGCTGAATGCCGTGGAAATCAACGACCTGATCCGCGACATCACCGACGAGATGCTCGGCCTCGGGCCGATAGAGCCGCTACTCGCCGACGAGACCATCGCCGACATCCTGATCAACGGCCACAAGAGCGTCTATGTGGAACGGCGCGGCAAGCTCGAGAGCACCGCGGTCCGCTTCAAGGACGAGGATCACCTGCTCCGGGTGATCAACAAGATCGTCTCGGCTGTCGGTCGCCGCGTCGATGAATCGACGCCGATGGTCGATGCCCGCCTCAAGGACGGATCGCGCGTCAACGTGGCGATCCGGCCGATCTCCGTCGACGGCCCGCTGGTTTCGATCCGCAAGTTCACCCGCAAGCCGCTGACGCTGGAGCGCCTCGTCGAAAACGGCGCGATGGCGAACGCCATGCGCATCCTCCTGAGTGCCGCGGTCAAGGGCAAGGTGTCGATGATCATTTCGGGCGGCACCGGTTCGGGCAAGACGACGTTGCTCAATGCGCTTTCGTCGCAGATTTCGCCGGCAGAACGCCTGATCACCATCGAGGACGCAGCCGAACTGCAGCTCCAGCAGCCGCATGTCGGCCGTATGGAAACCAGGCCGCCGACGCTCGACGGCCGCAACGAGGTTCGTCAGCGCGAGCTCCTGAAAAACGCGCTGCGCATGCGGCCCGACCGCATCATCGTCGGCGAGGTGCGCGGCGAGGAGGCTTTCGACATGCTGCAGGCGATGAACACCGGCCACGAGGGGTCGATGACGACCATCCATGCCAACACCCCGCGCGATGCGGTCGGCCGACTGGAACAGATGGTCGGCATGGCCGGCATGCCGATGTCGCAGCTCAGCATCCGTTCGCAGATCGCCTCGGCCATTACGCTCATCGTTCAGGTGCAGCGTCTGAGCGACGGCAGCCGCAGGATCGTCTCGATTTCCGAGATCACCGGCATGGAGGGCGAAGTCGTCCAGATGCAGGAGATCATGCGCTTCAAGAAAACCGGGACGGGAGAGGATGGCCGCATCCAGGGCGAGTTCCGCGCGACAGGCCTCCGCCCGCGCTTCATGGAGGAATTCGCCGAACTCGGGATCGCCGTGCCTGTATCGATCTTCGAGCCCGGCAGACCATTGCAAACGGGGCCAGCCCAATCATGA
- a CDS encoding type II secretion system F family protein produces MTLTLLYAAVFIAALVSAEALLRGYFQTSERHKAVNRRLSLLDGSEDHGKAYRDMLKERGAGENWRSLPLMQRLRQLYTQSGIKFDAKRFVLYAIAGALLVWLVVQFLVPSNLIRIPVFLAVCFLIPVLIVWRARASRMRKFTEKLPEALDVANRSLAAGHPLPAAIALVAREMPDPIGSEFGLLSDELTYGVTLDDALVNLSDRVGVEDLNLLAISLSVQAGTGGNLVEILQNLSKTLRDRSMLKAKVKAISSEGRITAIFMSLYPFLLYAMIKTLSPTYFDPVWDSGYGTIVVSVLLVIMAIGNVILYKMVNFEY; encoded by the coding sequence ATGACGCTCACCCTGCTTTACGCCGCCGTGTTCATCGCGGCGCTTGTCTCCGCCGAAGCCCTGCTGCGCGGCTACTTCCAGACGTCCGAACGCCATAAGGCGGTGAACCGTCGCCTGAGCCTCCTCGATGGGAGTGAGGATCACGGCAAGGCCTACCGCGACATGCTGAAGGAGCGCGGTGCAGGCGAGAACTGGCGATCGCTTCCCCTGATGCAGCGGCTGAGGCAGCTCTACACCCAGTCCGGCATCAAGTTCGATGCGAAGCGATTCGTACTCTATGCGATCGCCGGGGCACTCCTCGTCTGGCTGGTCGTCCAGTTCCTCGTGCCGAGCAACCTGATCCGGATCCCCGTTTTTCTCGCCGTCTGCTTCCTTATTCCCGTGCTCATCGTCTGGCGTGCGCGGGCAAGCCGCATGCGCAAATTTACGGAAAAACTTCCAGAGGCGCTCGACGTGGCCAATCGAAGCCTTGCGGCTGGGCATCCCCTGCCGGCGGCGATCGCGCTCGTCGCGCGCGAAATGCCCGATCCGATCGGCAGCGAGTTTGGCCTTCTGTCGGATGAACTGACCTATGGGGTGACACTCGACGACGCGCTCGTCAATCTTTCCGACCGCGTCGGTGTCGAGGACCTGAACCTCCTGGCGATCTCGCTCAGCGTGCAGGCTGGAACGGGCGGCAATCTCGTTGAAATCCTGCAGAATCTGTCGAAGACCTTGCGTGACCGGTCGATGCTGAAGGCCAAGGTCAAGGCGATTTCGTCGGAAGGGCGCATCACCGCGATCTTCATGTCGCTCTATCCGTTCCTTCTCTACGCGATGATCAAGACGCTCTCGCCGACCTATTTCGATCCCGTCTGGGACAGCGGCTACGGAACGATCGTCGTTAGCGTGCTGCTTGTCATCATGGCGATCGGCAACGTCATTCTCTACAAGATGGTCAACTTCGAGTACTGA
- a CDS encoding type II secretion system F family protein encodes MSSEYGIYFIVFFSVLIFSGAASELIFRRREVGVRLSETSAKAGGEEFHLGDAAIADLGEAENRLIRRYFEITRRDANANSTQNRLIRAGYFSASAVTVFQVIRAVVCLGVVAVTVWALGRFLPELSQFAILVMAMFAAGIAFVLVNIYIDRRGDAKEREYRRLFPDFMDMLIVCLDAGMSLEAAANRVAREFVDKRKDFGLHLSIMMLEVRGGRRLREALANLAARLRIDEARVLSVLFRQSEELGTSVTQTLRVYSKEMRDLRVVRAEEKANALPIKMLLPLGAFLFPVSLIIVLVPIVMRVVSVLSGLKPGG; translated from the coding sequence ATGTCGAGCGAGTACGGGATCTACTTCATCGTCTTTTTCTCGGTGCTGATCTTTTCAGGCGCAGCGTCCGAACTGATCTTTCGGCGGCGCGAGGTCGGCGTCCGGCTGTCGGAAACGAGTGCGAAGGCGGGCGGCGAGGAGTTCCACCTGGGAGACGCCGCAATCGCTGATCTCGGCGAGGCTGAAAATCGGCTGATCCGCCGCTACTTCGAGATCACCCGACGCGACGCGAACGCGAATTCCACGCAGAACCGGCTGATCCGTGCCGGCTATTTCAGCGCCAGCGCGGTGACGGTCTTTCAGGTCATCCGCGCCGTCGTGTGCCTGGGCGTCGTGGCGGTAACAGTCTGGGCTCTCGGCCGCTTCCTTCCCGAGCTGTCGCAGTTCGCGATCCTGGTGATGGCCATGTTTGCGGCCGGCATCGCCTTTGTCCTGGTCAACATTTATATCGACCGGCGCGGTGACGCGAAGGAGCGGGAATATCGCCGCCTGTTTCCCGATTTCATGGACATGCTGATCGTCTGCCTCGACGCCGGCATGAGCCTGGAAGCGGCGGCTAACCGCGTCGCCCGGGAATTCGTCGACAAGCGCAAGGATTTCGGCCTGCATCTTTCGATCATGATGCTGGAAGTGCGGGGCGGACGCCGGCTGCGCGAGGCCTTGGCCAATCTTGCCGCGCGGTTGCGGATCGACGAGGCACGGGTGCTTTCCGTGCTCTTTCGCCAGTCGGAGGAACTGGGAACCAGCGTGACCCAGACGCTGCGCGTCTACAGCAAGGAAATGCGCGACCTTCGGGTCGTGCGGGCCGAAGAGAAGGCCAATGCCTTGCCGATCAAGATGCTGCTGCCGCTCGGCGCCTTCCTGTTTCCGGTGAGCCTCATCATCGTGCTCGTGCCCATCGTCATGCGTGTTGTCAGTGTTCTCTCCGGCCTCAAGCCCGGCGGATAA
- a CDS encoding AAA family ATPase: MHYSPDQGREDFALTLDPRMPLAPAGAEETGLELSFMLRLAAKCAAEQDTVTPSHLAARMKLPKAVVNLLVKELVKLAFLEARGLAGEDVKSDIRYALSTKGREYAQAALRQSQYVGPAPVSLDAFCRQLELQSIHHERVTQERLTESLKGLVLSPSLVEKLGPAMNSGQSILLYGPPGNGKTSIAERSARLFLQTIWVPYAIEVGGFVISFYDEAVHQPVGEASGNPYPKADQRWVECRRPVIKTGGELTLDLLDLAFSDGSNVYEAPLHLKASGGVFIIDDFGRQQVLPQALINRWIVPLERGYDFLTLHTGKKFKVPFDELVVFSTNIAPKDLSDEAGLRRLKYKIFVNNPSRDEYIRIFESYAREVAVDIKVSDLHLFCDRKYSGASLASCYHPKYLLDFIGSYCTFNAMPKVASLEMLERAWEGVFTLD, encoded by the coding sequence ATGCACTATTCGCCCGATCAAGGCCGCGAAGATTTCGCGCTCACGCTCGATCCGCGAATGCCGCTCGCGCCTGCTGGTGCGGAAGAAACCGGTCTCGAACTGTCCTTCATGCTGCGCCTGGCAGCAAAGTGTGCAGCCGAGCAGGATACCGTCACCCCGTCGCATCTGGCCGCCCGGATGAAATTGCCGAAGGCGGTGGTCAATCTCCTCGTCAAGGAACTGGTAAAGCTTGCCTTCCTCGAAGCGAGGGGGCTCGCCGGCGAGGACGTCAAATCCGACATTCGCTACGCGCTTTCGACGAAGGGCCGCGAGTACGCCCAGGCGGCGTTGCGGCAATCGCAATATGTCGGGCCGGCGCCGGTGTCGCTCGATGCCTTCTGCCGGCAGCTCGAATTGCAATCGATCCACCACGAGCGTGTGACCCAGGAACGATTGACCGAAAGTCTCAAGGGGCTGGTGCTGTCACCGTCCCTCGTCGAAAAGCTTGGCCCGGCGATGAATTCAGGCCAGTCGATCCTGCTCTACGGACCGCCGGGCAACGGCAAGACCAGCATCGCCGAACGCTCCGCGCGGCTGTTTCTCCAGACGATCTGGGTCCCTTACGCGATCGAGGTCGGCGGCTTCGTGATCAGCTTCTACGACGAGGCCGTGCACCAGCCGGTCGGCGAGGCCTCTGGAAATCCGTATCCGAAGGCCGATCAGCGATGGGTCGAGTGCCGGCGGCCGGTGATCAAGACCGGCGGCGAACTGACGCTCGACCTCCTCGATCTCGCCTTCAGCGATGGATCGAACGTCTACGAGGCCCCGCTGCACCTCAAGGCTTCCGGCGGCGTTTTCATCATCGACGATTTCGGTCGCCAGCAGGTGTTGCCGCAAGCGTTGATCAATCGCTGGATCGTGCCGCTCGAGCGCGGATATGACTTTCTCACGCTGCATACGGGCAAGAAGTTCAAGGTTCCGTTCGACGAACTTGTGGTCTTCTCGACCAATATCGCCCCGAAGGATCTCTCCGACGAGGCGGGTCTGCGGCGTCTCAAGTACAAGATATTTGTGAATAACCCGTCGCGAGACGAATATATCCGGATCTTCGAGTCTTATGCGCGCGAAGTCGCGGTAGACATAAAGGTCAGTGATTTGCACCTGTTCTGCGACCGTAAGTACAGCGGTGCATCGCTGGCGTCCTGTTACCACCCGAAGTACCTGCTGGATTTCATCGGGTCCTATTGCACGTTCAACGCGATGCCGAAGGTGGCTTCGCTGGAAATGCTGGAGCGGGCGTGGGAGGGTGTGTTCACGCTGGACTAG
- a CDS encoding tetratricopeptide repeat protein — protein sequence MATSQIRSQIRCLTLLLVGGVALAGCQSAAFDDLAAFGDSAKTLEDDSAVAFYKNDELVTKGKLQFQEKNYGKSYAIYKRAVTVFPKDPSAWLGFAASADMIGRFDTSDRAYQQLSGMIGNTAVYYNNIGYSHLLRGDLPKARRYFLKAYELDPTNETTARNLELMKNSVKFAQR from the coding sequence ATGGCAACTTCTCAGATCAGATCGCAGATCAGATGCCTTACCTTATTGCTCGTGGGCGGGGTTGCGCTGGCGGGCTGTCAATCAGCTGCTTTCGACGACTTGGCAGCCTTCGGCGATAGCGCCAAAACGCTCGAGGATGATTCGGCCGTCGCCTTCTACAAGAACGATGAACTGGTAACCAAGGGAAAGCTGCAGTTCCAGGAAAAGAACTACGGCAAGTCCTACGCCATCTACAAACGGGCCGTTACCGTCTTTCCTAAGGATCCGTCCGCCTGGCTTGGCTTTGCCGCCTCCGCCGACATGATCGGCCGGTTCGATACCTCCGACCGTGCCTACCAGCAACTCTCCGGCATGATCGGTAACACCGCGGTCTACTACAACAATATCGGATACTCGCATCTTCTGCGCGGCGACCTGCCCAAGGCGCGGCGCTACTTTCTGAAGGCATACGAACTCGATCCGACAAACGAGACTACGGCCCGAAATCTCGAACTCATGAAAAACAGCGTGAAGTTCGCGCAGCGATAG
- a CDS encoding bifunctional allantoicase/(S)-ureidoglycine aminohydrolase has translation MQTELLTGRAVFTEAYAVIPKGVMMDIVTSYLPFWENTRLWVLSRPLSGFAETFSQYIMEVGPGGGSDRPELDSAAEGALFVMEGEVTVELDGRSHVLRPGGFAFIPPASAWRLRNHGNVPARFHWIRKAYEAVEGLDAPEAFFTNEADITPAPMPGTDGKWATTRFVDPADMRHDMHVTIVTFEPGAVIPFAETHVMEHGLYVLEGKAVYRLNQDWVEVEAGDFMWLRAFCPQACYAGGPGNFRYLLYKDVNRHMRLSR, from the coding sequence ATGCAGACGGAACTCCTCACCGGGCGCGCTGTCTTCACGGAAGCCTATGCGGTGATTCCGAAGGGCGTGATGATGGATATCGTCACAAGCTACCTCCCCTTCTGGGAAAACACCCGCCTCTGGGTCCTCTCGCGTCCACTGTCCGGATTCGCCGAAACTTTCTCGCAATATATCATGGAGGTCGGACCGGGCGGCGGCAGTGATCGGCCCGAGCTCGATTCCGCGGCCGAAGGCGCGCTGTTCGTGATGGAAGGCGAGGTTACCGTCGAACTCGACGGCAGGTCGCATGTGCTTCGCCCGGGCGGTTTTGCCTTCATTCCCCCGGCAAGTGCCTGGCGGCTGCGCAACCATGGGAACGTGCCCGCGCGGTTCCACTGGATCCGCAAGGCCTACGAGGCCGTCGAAGGGCTCGATGCGCCGGAGGCATTCTTCACTAACGAGGCCGACATCACGCCCGCGCCCATGCCCGGAACTGACGGCAAATGGGCGACGACGCGGTTCGTCGATCCGGCGGATATGCGCCACGACATGCACGTGACCATCGTGACCTTCGAGCCGGGTGCGGTCATTCCGTTCGCGGAAACCCATGTCATGGAGCACGGGCTCTATGTTCTCGAAGGCAAGGCCGTCTATCGGCTGAACCAGGACTGGGTCGAGGTCGAGGCGGGCGATTTCATGTGGCTGCGCGCCTTCTGCCCGCAGGCCTGCTACGCCGGAGGCCCGGGCAACTTCCGCTATCTGCTTTACAAGGACGTCAATCGGCATATGCGCCTGTCGCGATAG
- a CDS encoding HlyD family type I secretion periplasmic adaptor subunit yields MSKRRKSADPHNAAEWYSEVPRSIRLHSFAGLALIAASFGGFGYWAFAAPLAAAIIAQGSFVANGNNKIIQHLEGGIIEQLLVNEGEKVRAGDILVKLDQTPARANARMLNLKRLRLEAVVARLRAEAMGSDTFKVPDIVAEQADDGDVRAIIESQNVIFQSKKIKLRDQLNLIDQNIRSLEFRARGYDLQRASFNKQMEILAEERESKSRLAERGLIRRPELLALDRAIADAMGEIGRLESEVRESLTQIDRYRQEAVIAINTNKQTALDGLEGAEADLDAVRQQVREAAEVLDRATIRSPVDGTVVRSYFHTAGGVIATGKPIMEILPANVPLIIEAQVLRTAIDQLKVGEDATIRLSALNRRTTPVLKGKLFYVSADSIEEVAGGQQRDVYIVRVEVPASEINRIHGFHPVPGMPAEILITTSERTFFEYLTKPITDSMSRAFKET; encoded by the coding sequence ATGAGCAAGCGCAGGAAAAGCGCCGATCCGCACAATGCTGCGGAGTGGTATTCCGAGGTCCCCCGCTCGATCAGGCTCCACAGCTTCGCGGGTCTTGCCCTGATCGCGGCGTCCTTCGGCGGCTTCGGCTATTGGGCCTTTGCCGCACCGCTGGCAGCGGCGATCATCGCCCAGGGAAGTTTCGTCGCCAACGGCAACAACAAGATCATCCAGCACCTCGAAGGCGGCATCATCGAGCAGCTGCTGGTCAACGAAGGAGAGAAGGTAAGAGCCGGAGATATACTGGTGAAACTCGACCAGACCCCGGCGCGCGCCAATGCGCGCATGCTCAACCTCAAGCGCCTTCGCCTGGAAGCGGTGGTCGCGCGACTTCGCGCGGAAGCGATGGGCAGCGACACCTTCAAGGTACCGGATATCGTCGCCGAGCAGGCGGACGATGGAGACGTGCGGGCGATCATCGAAAGCCAGAACGTTATTTTCCAGAGCAAGAAGATCAAGCTGCGGGATCAACTGAACCTCATCGACCAGAACATTCGCTCTCTCGAATTTCGCGCCAGGGGCTACGATCTGCAGCGGGCGTCCTTCAACAAACAGATGGAGATCCTGGCGGAAGAGCGCGAATCCAAGAGCAGGCTGGCCGAACGCGGCCTGATCAGGCGGCCGGAACTCCTGGCGCTAGACCGGGCGATCGCCGACGCGATGGGCGAAATCGGCAGGCTCGAATCGGAGGTGAGAGAGAGCCTCACCCAGATCGATCGCTATCGCCAGGAAGCTGTCATTGCCATCAACACCAACAAGCAGACTGCACTGGACGGTCTGGAAGGGGCCGAAGCCGACCTTGATGCCGTGCGCCAGCAGGTCCGCGAGGCGGCCGAGGTGCTCGACCGTGCCACCATTCGTTCCCCCGTCGACGGGACTGTCGTGCGCAGCTATTTCCATACCGCCGGCGGCGTGATCGCGACGGGCAAACCGATCATGGAGATCCTGCCGGCCAATGTGCCGCTGATCATCGAGGCCCAGGTGCTTCGAACGGCCATCGATCAGCTTAAGGTCGGCGAGGATGCAACGATACGCCTTTCCGCGCTGAACCGCCGCACGACGCCCGTTCTGAAAGGCAAGCTCTTCTATGTCTCGGCCGATTCCATCGAGGAAGTGGCCGGCGGACAGCAACGCGACGTCTACATCGTCCGCGTGGAGGTACCTGCCAGCGAGATCAATCGCATTCATGGTTTTCACCCGGTACCCGGGATGCCGGCCGAGATCCTGATCACCACATCCGAACGAACGTTTTTCGAATACCTGACGAAGCCTATCACCGACAGCATGTCGCGGGCATTCAAGGAGACCTGA